One segment of Odontesthes bonariensis isolate fOdoBon6 chromosome 1, fOdoBon6.hap1, whole genome shotgun sequence DNA contains the following:
- the tent4b gene encoding terminal nucleotidyltransferase 4B, which translates to MDPRIAWFQPEQRGPANNLWMQIWETTQGLGYLYVNNSYTTGPQNTPNLKAIVNGASGAVLTTRNGALDSNTGSGEVKTQGMSASMLDGEITEQRDFIPLDTNSNHNNRAAGRGGVSGGGQQGSGVAVVWRGLTEGHPNKRKRDNKASTFGFNSSLLNSESGSNTGGYEGYTGTPWKVRNYSEGIIGLHEEIKDFFEYISPRPEEEKMRLEVVDRIKGVIHDLWPSAEVQVFGSFSTGLYLPTSDIDLVVFGKWETLPLWTLEEALRKRNVADENSIKVLDKATVPIIKLTDSFTEVKVDISFNVKSGVKAARLIKEFKEKYPVLPYLVLVLKQFLLQRDLNEVFTGGIGSYSLFLMAVSFLQLHYRDDVCSPNINIGVLLIEFFELYGRHFNYLKTGIRIKDGGCYVAKDEVQKNMMDGYRPSMLYIEDPLQPDNDVGRSSYGAMQVKQAFDYAYVVLSHAVSPIAKYYPNNETESILGRIIRVTQEVDEYREWIRKNWGSSSQNDPPLNRNDVKLFESKQLDECNNNVPDDEDVVVVLPSAPRSKTSSNTSSPSLRSSPSSSPLSPSSTSSASTSSDADSDGTPCKTAKQQPGRGPSAHREKSAVANNLRTQSHTTSTPSVNNKGGKARMPRSLHKNGHHGQQNNSSITKSHPSNKPQQQGNSKKRKNVRDSTQEDLYR; encoded by the exons ATGGATCCGAGAATCGCCTGGTTTCAACCAGAACAACGTGGACCCGCTAACAACCTGTGGATGCAGATCTGGGAGACGACACAAGGGCTCGGGTATTTGTATGTGAATAACAGCTACACCACTGGACCTCAGAACACACCGAACCTGAAAGCGATCGTCAACGGGGCGTCGGGAGCCGTTCTCACGACAAGAAACGGGGCGCTTGACTCAAACACCGGTAGTGGAGAAGTCAAGACTCAGGGGATGTCTGCCTCAATGTTGGACGGTGAAATAACAGAACAGCGGGACTTTATACCACTGGACACGAATAGCAATCACAACAACCGAGCCGCTGGCAGGGGCGGTGTCAGCGGAGGGGGGCAGCAGGGCAGCGGGGTCGCTGTGGTGTGGAGGGGACTGACGGAAGGACAccccaacaaaagaaaaagagacaatAAAGCTAGCACTTTCGGATTCAATTCCAGCCTCTTGAACAGTGAAAGCGGCTCAAACACGGGGGGGTATGAAGGTTACACGGGCACGCCATGGAAAGTCAGGAACTACTCCGAAGGAATTATTGG GTTACACGAGGAAATCAAGGATTTCTTCGAGTACATTTCCCCTCGGCCGGAGGAGGAGAAGATGAGACTGGAGGTGGTGGACCGAATCAAGGGGGTCATCCATGACCTGTGGCCCAGTGCTGAG GTCCAAGTGTTTGGCAGTTTCAGCACTGGTCTTTATCTGCCAACAAG TGACATTGACCTGGTAGTTTTTGGAAAGTGGGAAACTCTCCCACTTTGGACGCTGGAAGAGGCCCTCCGGAAGAGAAATGTCGCAGATGAGAATTCTATCAAGGTTTTGGACAAAGCAACG GTTCCCATCATCAAACTCACCGACTCCTTCACTGAAGTCAAGGTGGACATCAGCTTCAACGTGAAGAGTGGTGTTAAAGCTGCTCGGCTCATCAAGGAATTCAAAGAG AAATACCCTGTGCTGCCTTACCTGGTCCTGGTGCTGAAACAGTTCCTTCTGCAGAGGGACCTCAATGAGGTCTTTACAGGTGGAATCGGCTCATACAGTCTCTTCCTCATGGCTGTTAGTTTTCTGCAG CTTCACTATCGGGACGATGTGTGCAGTCCCAACATAAACATCGGTGTTCTGCTAATCGAATTCTTTGAGCTCTACGGTCGCCATTTCAACTACCTGAAAACCGGCATTCGGATAAAAGACGGTGGTTGCTACGTTGCCAAAGATGAGGTCCAGAAGAACATGATGGATGGATACAGGCCCTCGATGCTCTACATTGAGGATCCTCTGCAGCCAG ACAACGATGTTGGCAGGAGTTCCTACGGTGCCATGCAGGTGAAGCAGGCATTTGACTACGCCTATGTTGTGCTCAGCCACGCCGTGTCGCCCATTGCCAAGTACTATCCCAACAATGAGACTGAAAG TATACTTGGCCGGATAATCCGAGTGACTCAAGAGGTGGACGAGTACAGGGAATGGATCCGAAAGAACTGGGGGAGTTCATCTCAGAATGATCCACCTCTGAACA GAAATGATGTCAAATTGTTTGAATCTAAGCAGCTCGATGAGTGCAACAACAACGTTCCGGACGATGAGGATGTTGTCGTGGTTCTGCCATCAGCTCCCCGCAGCAAAACCTCCTCCAACACGTCTTCCCCGTCCCTccgctcctctccctcctcctctccgcTGTCGCCGTCTTCCACGTCCTCCGCTTCCACCTCCAGCGACGCG GACTCTGATGGCACACCGTGTAAAACAGCCAAGCAGCAGCCTGGCCGGggccccagtgctcacagagaaAAGTCTGCTGTGGCTAATAATCTCCGCACACAGAGCCACACTACCAGCACTCCATCTGTAAACAACAAAGGAGGAAAG GCCAGGATGCCTCGTTCCCTTCATAAGAATGGCCACCACGGGCAGCAGAACAACTCCTCCATCACCAAAAGTCATCCGAGCAACAAGCCACAACAACAGGGCAACAGCAAGAAGAGGAAAAACGTACGAGACTCTACACAAGAGGATCTCTACAGATAG